The Pseudomonas sp. MM223 genome segment TCGATCAGGACGAGTTCATCAATGGCCAACTGACCCCGGTGTTCTTCGGTACGGCACTGGGCAACTTCGGTGTGGACCATGTGCTTGATGCCGTTGTCGACTGGGCGCCGCGCCCGCTGGCCCGTGTCGCCCACGAGCGTACCGTGGAGCCGGTGGAAGAGAAGTTCACAGGCTTCGTGTTCAAGATCCAGGCGAACATGGACCCGAAACACCGCGACCGTATTGCTTTCATGCGCATCTGCTCGGGCAAGTACGAGAAGGGCATGAAGATGCGCCACGTGCGTACCGGCAAGGACCTGCGCATCGGTGATGCGCTGACCTTCTTCTCGTCCGAGCGCGAGCAGCTGGATGAAGCCTTCGCCGGCGACATCATCGGCCTGCACAACCACGGCACCATCCAGATTGGCGACACCTTCACCGAAGGCGAAGCACTGGGCTTCACGGGTATTCCGCACTTCGCCCCGGAACTGTTCCGCCGCGTGCGCCTGAAGGACCCGCTCAAGTCCAAGCAGCTGCGCCAGGGCCTGCAGCAGCTGGCCGAAGAGGGTGCAACCCAGGTGTTCTTCCCGGAGCGCAGCAACGACATCATCCTCGGTGCGGTTGGTGTGCTGCAGTTCGATGTGGTCGCCAGCCGCCTGAAGGAAGAGTACAAGGTGGAATGCGCCTACGAGCCAATCACCGTGTGGTCGGCGCGCTGGATCAGCTGCGATGACAAGAAGAAGCTCGAAGAATTCCAGACCAAGGCCATGGAGAACCTGGCCATCGACGGTGGCGGGCACCTGACCTACCTGGCGCCGACCCGGGTCAACCTGGCGCTGATGGAAGAGCGCTGGCCGGACGTCAAGTTCCGCGCTACCCGCGAGCACCACTGATCCTCAAGGCTAGGTCAGGCTGTTTTGTTGGCTGATCTGGCCTCATCGCCGGCAAGCCAGCTCCCACAGGGATCCCCACAGGTCTGAAGACTTGTGCAGTACCTGTGGGAGCTGGCTTGCCGGCGATGAGGCCAGTGAAGATTACCTACGGCCTAGTTTCCGGCTTTGATGCTGGTCCAGATCCGGGTGCGAATGCGGTCGATCTTGGCCGGCATCGCTTCCAGCGCATACAACTTGCCCATCATGTCTTCGCTCGGGTAAATCATCGTATTGCCTTTCATGGCCGGCTCCACCAGCCCGTCCGCCTTCAGGTTGCCGTTGGCGTACTGCACATGGTTGCTGATGTTGGCCATTACCTCTGGCTGCAGCAGGTAATTCATGTAGGCATACCCGGCTTTTTCGTCCGGTGCATCGGCCGGCATGGCCACCATGTCAAACCACATGGGCGCACCTTCCTTGGGTATCGAATAGCCCACCTTCACCCCGTTCTTCGCCTCTTCGGCACGGTTTTTCGCTTGCAGCACATCCCCCGAGAAGCCCACCACCACACAGATATCGCCATTGGCCAGGTCGCCGGTGTACTTCGATGAATGGAAGTAGCTGATGTACGGCCGCACCTGCATCAACAGTGCCTTGGCCTTTTCGTAGTCCGCCGGGTTCTGGCTGTGGTGCGGCAGGCCCAGGTAGTGCAGGGCAATCGGCAGCAGTTCGGGGCCGTTGTCCAGCACGGCG includes the following:
- the spuD_1 gene encoding Putrescine-binding periplasmic protein SpuD (*Name spuD_1), translated to MRTLLLAPMMLAASVASAAETVKIYNWSSYVAPDTLKNFQQASGIVPTYDVYDSNETLDGKLMTGNSGYDVVFPSNHFMARQIQGKALKRLDKSQLPNWQNLNPVLLKALEVNDPGNQYGFPYLWGSTGIGYNIDKVKAVLGDNAPVDSWDLIFKPEYMSKLKSCGVAVLDNGPELLPIALHYLGLPHHSQNPADYEKAKALLMQVRPYISYFHSSKYTGDLANGDICVVVGFSGDVLQAKNRAEEAKNGVKVGYSIPKEGAPMWFDMVAMPADAPDEKAGYAYMNYLLQPEVMANISNHVQYANGNLKADGLVEPAMKGNTMIYPSEDMMGKLYALEAMPAKIDRIRTRIWTSIKAGN
- the prfC gene encoding Peptide chain release factor RF3 (*Name prfC), whose protein sequence is MTNQAAEVAKRRTFAIISHPDAGKTTITEKLLLMGKAIAVAGTVKSRKSDRHATSDWMEMEKQRGISITTSVMQFPYREHMINLLDTPGHEDFSEDTYRTLTAVDSALMVLDGGKGVEPRTIALMDVCRLRDTPIVSFINKLDRDIRDPIELLDEIEAVLKIKAAPITWPIGCYRDFKGVYHLRGDYIIVYTPGHGHERTEVKIIEKLDSDEARAHLGDEYDRFLEQLELVQGACHEFDQDEFINGQLTPVFFGTALGNFGVDHVLDAVVDWAPRPLARVAHERTVEPVEEKFTGFVFKIQANMDPKHRDRIAFMRICSGKYEKGMKMRHVRTGKDLRIGDALTFFSSEREQLDEAFAGDIIGLHNHGTIQIGDTFTEGEALGFTGIPHFAPELFRRVRLKDPLKSKQLRQGLQQLAEEGATQVFFPERSNDIILGAVGVLQFDVVASRLKEEYKVECAYEPITVWSARWISCDDKKKLEEFQTKAMENLAIDGGGHLTYLAPTRVNLALMEERWPDVKFRATREHH